The proteins below come from a single Asanoa ferruginea genomic window:
- a CDS encoding LysR family transcriptional regulator, whose protein sequence is MPTNFVAVAEEGSVTKGAQRVRVAQSAVSATIQKLERELGAPLFSREAAGVALTDAGTALLPEARALLSAERRARDTVDQVRGGLRGTIRIGTLHSIGARPASRGMLVIDLAEILGRFHVTHPLVSFQMRSSAQGSAGHLAAVAAGDLDLALVAAVDHPPGVRMHPLGAVRWSFVCSRRHRLADASTVRLEDLADETFIDSPPGWGNRAMTDRAFAGAGIVRSVPFEAADQDTSLGLVRNGLGVALLPRVGSEHEDVAIIDVEDADLDLPIAVATPTDRQPSAATSALLASILKAAGRRPPARRGNGGPAAARPS, encoded by the coding sequence GTGCCGACGAACTTCGTGGCCGTCGCCGAGGAGGGCAGTGTCACCAAGGGCGCCCAACGGGTCCGGGTGGCGCAGTCGGCGGTGTCGGCCACGATCCAGAAGCTGGAGCGGGAGTTGGGGGCACCGCTGTTCTCGCGGGAGGCCGCCGGAGTCGCGCTGACCGACGCGGGCACCGCCCTGCTGCCCGAGGCGCGGGCACTGCTGAGCGCCGAACGGCGGGCCCGGGACACGGTCGACCAGGTCCGTGGCGGCCTGCGGGGCACGATCCGGATCGGCACGCTGCACTCGATCGGCGCGCGGCCGGCCTCGCGGGGAATGCTGGTCATCGACCTGGCGGAGATCCTGGGCCGGTTCCACGTCACGCACCCGCTGGTCTCGTTCCAGATGCGCAGTTCCGCGCAGGGCTCGGCCGGGCATCTGGCCGCCGTCGCCGCCGGAGACCTCGACCTCGCTCTGGTCGCCGCGGTCGACCACCCGCCTGGCGTACGCATGCATCCGCTGGGCGCGGTGCGCTGGTCGTTCGTCTGCTCCCGGCGGCACCGGCTCGCCGACGCGTCCACGGTGCGGCTCGAAGACCTGGCCGACGAGACCTTCATCGACTCGCCGCCCGGCTGGGGCAACCGCGCCATGACCGACCGTGCTTTCGCCGGCGCGGGCATCGTGCGCAGTGTCCCGTTCGAGGCGGCCGATCAGGACACGAGCCTTGGTCTCGTACGCAACGGCCTTGGTGTGGCGTTGCTGCCCCGGGTCGGCAGCGAGCACGAGGACGTCGCGATCATCGACGTCGAGGACGCCGACCTGGACCTGCCGATCGCGGTCGCGACGCCCACCGACCGCCAACCGTCGGCGGCCACGTCCGCCTTGCTGGCCAGCATCCTGAAGGCCGCGGGCCGGCGCCCGCCAGCGCGCCGTGGCAATGGTGGTCCAGCGGCGGCTCGACCGTCCTAA